The Microbacterium horticulturae genome has a window encoding:
- a CDS encoding ABC transporter ATP-binding protein — MTTSAKSTSPRDPGWMRRLSRYLLRHRRNLVIALSAAVLGAACQVATPLVARTIVDDVIVAGSAPLLPWLALLVVLAVLGFGFAYLRRYRGGRIGLDVQNDLRNDMHDKLQTMDAATLSTMPTGQLVARANSDTALVQGLLNFVPMLSGNVLMMALSLVVMFVLSPLLALISLAIVPALVGTSYRMRSRVFPASWDGQQREGELAGIVDEDIAGVRVVKAFGQERRELGRLTDAAGRLYGSQMRAVRIQSRFQPLLEAIPVLGQVGILAVGGWLALNGSITLGTFLAFSTYIAKLMAPSRQLAGMLTIAQQARAGVERIFQLLDLRPTVTDAPDAVDLGPQPGPVVFDDVTFAYPGGAPVLDGFSLTINPGERVALVGASGSGKSTVGRLLVRSYDPDAGAVAIGGRDVREVRLASLRASVGMAFEDAFLFSESVRDNIAYGAPEATDEQIERAARAAQAHDFIMALPHGYDTVVGERGLSLSGGQRQRVALARAILRDPAILVLDDATSAVDARTEQTIHDALRSVSERRTVLLVAHRHSTLHLADRIVVLEEGRVVAEGTHDELIDASATYRALFGDGEVPDENIADDGRDAAAVATPRLSAASLDRPHTAKSRARAQAVSAPSLGMGLGGTGGGLRGSLAPTPELLAQVAKLPPVIDHPDVDMAREGRRQPEFSLGSLLREFRRPLLFALVFVVIDALAGLLGPAVVKAGIDEGVAVGAANVLFAASIVYFAIAIVDMFTGMAESFVSGRAAQRIMLSLRVRVFSQLQRLSLDYYEREMAGRIMTRMTTDIDQFESLLQNGLLGALVAGVTFVGVAVALVVVDAPLGLAVLTIIIPLALATVWFRRSAARLYDVARERIAIVNAAFQESLAGVRESQAFTHEQETMRTFHGHGAAYLRSRVAAQRLVAVYFPFVQFLSAIADVIVLGLGASLIAHGQLTAGALIAFLLYIDMFFSPIQQLSQVFDAWQQTRVSVTRIAELMRLETLTPDADEPMPVGRLSGEVMLDEVHFAYPTAPVSSRLRGPRDAKALSEVVPMPPTEALSGIALTVPAGRTVALVGETGAGKSTVMKLIARFYDPDAGAVRADGTDLRALELSGYRGRLGYVPQESFLFTGTIGENIAYGRPDATADDIARAAEAVGAHRMIEALPARYDTEISERGASLSAGQRQLVALARAELVDPAILLLDEATSNLDLATEARVTDAMHRLTRDRTTVLIAHRLQTAMHADRIVVLDHGRIAETGTHDELLRADGAYAAMWRAFELSGSRAG; from the coding sequence ATGACGACATCGGCGAAGAGCACGTCGCCCCGCGATCCCGGCTGGATGCGGCGCCTCAGCCGCTATCTTCTGCGCCACCGCCGCAACCTCGTGATCGCGCTGAGTGCGGCGGTGCTCGGAGCGGCCTGTCAGGTCGCCACTCCCCTGGTCGCCCGTACGATCGTCGATGACGTCATCGTCGCGGGATCCGCCCCGCTGCTGCCGTGGCTGGCCCTGCTCGTCGTCCTCGCTGTGCTCGGGTTCGGCTTCGCGTACCTGCGCCGCTACCGTGGTGGCCGCATCGGCCTCGACGTACAGAACGACCTGCGCAATGACATGCACGACAAGCTGCAGACGATGGATGCCGCGACCCTGAGCACGATGCCGACCGGGCAGCTGGTCGCCCGGGCCAACTCCGACACGGCGCTCGTCCAGGGGCTGTTGAACTTCGTGCCCATGCTCAGCGGCAACGTGCTCATGATGGCGCTGTCGCTCGTCGTCATGTTCGTGCTCTCGCCTCTGCTCGCGCTCATCAGCCTGGCCATCGTGCCGGCGCTCGTCGGCACCAGCTACCGCATGCGCAGTCGCGTGTTCCCGGCGAGTTGGGACGGCCAGCAGCGCGAGGGCGAGCTGGCCGGCATCGTCGACGAGGACATCGCCGGAGTCCGCGTCGTCAAGGCGTTCGGCCAGGAGCGACGCGAGCTCGGCCGGCTCACGGATGCCGCCGGCCGCCTCTACGGCTCGCAGATGCGCGCGGTGCGCATCCAGTCCCGCTTCCAGCCGCTGCTCGAGGCCATCCCCGTGCTCGGGCAGGTCGGCATCCTGGCAGTGGGCGGTTGGCTCGCGCTGAACGGCTCGATCACGCTCGGTACATTCCTGGCGTTCTCGACCTACATCGCCAAGCTCATGGCGCCCTCACGGCAGCTCGCCGGCATGCTCACCATCGCCCAGCAGGCCCGTGCGGGCGTCGAGCGCATCTTCCAGCTGCTCGACCTGCGGCCCACGGTCACCGATGCGCCCGATGCTGTGGATCTCGGCCCCCAGCCCGGACCCGTCGTCTTCGACGATGTCACCTTCGCCTACCCGGGCGGAGCCCCGGTGCTCGACGGATTCTCACTGACGATAAACCCCGGCGAACGCGTCGCGCTGGTCGGCGCCAGCGGCAGCGGCAAGTCGACAGTGGGCAGACTGCTCGTGCGCTCCTACGATCCCGATGCCGGAGCCGTCGCGATCGGCGGTCGTGATGTGCGCGAGGTGCGTCTCGCGTCGCTGCGCGCCAGCGTGGGCATGGCATTCGAAGACGCCTTCCTCTTCTCCGAGTCGGTCCGCGACAACATCGCGTACGGGGCGCCCGAGGCCACCGACGAGCAGATCGAGCGGGCCGCGCGCGCCGCTCAGGCCCACGACTTCATCATGGCACTCCCGCACGGCTATGACACTGTCGTGGGCGAACGGGGGCTGAGCCTTTCCGGCGGGCAGCGCCAGCGCGTCGCGTTGGCCCGGGCGATCCTCCGCGACCCGGCGATTCTCGTCCTCGACGACGCCACCAGCGCCGTCGATGCCCGCACCGAGCAGACGATCCACGACGCGCTGCGGTCGGTGTCCGAGCGTCGCACCGTGCTGCTCGTGGCGCATCGCCATTCGACCCTGCACCTGGCCGATCGCATCGTCGTGCTCGAAGAGGGCCGGGTCGTCGCCGAAGGCACCCACGACGAACTCATCGACGCGAGCGCCACGTACCGCGCGCTGTTCGGCGACGGCGAGGTGCCCGACGAGAACATCGCGGACGATGGTCGGGATGCCGCGGCCGTTGCGACTCCGCGTCTCTCGGCCGCGTCCCTCGACCGCCCTCACACGGCGAAGAGCCGGGCGCGAGCGCAGGCTGTGAGCGCGCCGAGCCTCGGCATGGGGCTCGGCGGCACCGGCGGGGGGCTGCGCGGCTCGCTCGCGCCCACCCCCGAGCTGCTGGCACAGGTGGCGAAGCTCCCTCCGGTCATCGATCATCCCGACGTCGACATGGCGCGCGAAGGACGCCGCCAGCCCGAGTTCAGCCTCGGCTCGCTGCTGCGTGAGTTCCGCCGTCCGCTCCTGTTCGCGCTCGTCTTTGTCGTGATCGACGCGCTTGCGGGCCTCCTCGGGCCGGCCGTGGTCAAGGCGGGCATCGACGAGGGCGTCGCCGTCGGGGCGGCGAACGTGCTGTTCGCGGCATCCATCGTCTATTTCGCCATCGCGATCGTCGACATGTTCACCGGCATGGCCGAGTCGTTCGTCAGCGGCCGCGCCGCGCAGCGGATCATGCTGTCGCTGCGCGTACGCGTGTTCTCCCAGCTGCAGCGACTGTCGCTCGACTACTACGAACGTGAGATGGCCGGGCGCATCATGACGCGGATGACCACCGACATCGACCAGTTCGAGTCGCTGCTGCAGAACGGCCTGCTGGGGGCGCTCGTGGCCGGTGTGACATTCGTCGGCGTGGCGGTGGCACTGGTGGTGGTGGATGCCCCGCTCGGCCTCGCCGTCTTGACGATCATCATCCCGCTGGCGCTGGCCACGGTCTGGTTCCGACGTAGCGCCGCGCGGCTGTACGACGTCGCCCGGGAGCGGATCGCGATCGTGAACGCCGCCTTCCAGGAGAGCCTGGCGGGCGTGCGCGAGTCGCAGGCGTTCACGCACGAGCAGGAGACCATGCGCACGTTCCACGGTCACGGCGCCGCGTATCTGCGCTCGCGGGTGGCCGCCCAGCGCCTCGTCGCGGTGTACTTCCCGTTCGTGCAGTTCCTTTCGGCGATCGCCGACGTGATCGTGCTCGGTCTCGGCGCCTCCCTCATCGCGCACGGGCAGCTGACAGCAGGAGCGCTCATCGCCTTCCTGCTGTACATCGACATGTTCTTCTCGCCGATCCAGCAGCTGTCACAGGTCTTCGATGCCTGGCAGCAGACCCGCGTCTCGGTGACGCGTATCGCTGAGCTCATGCGCTTGGAGACCCTCACCCCCGATGCCGACGAGCCGATGCCGGTCGGCAGGCTCTCCGGCGAGGTCATGCTTGACGAAGTGCACTTCGCCTATCCGACGGCGCCGGTCTCTTCACGGCTGCGCGGCCCGCGGGACGCGAAGGCCCTCAGCGAGGTCGTGCCGATGCCGCCGACGGAGGCGCTCAGCGGCATCGCCCTCACTGTGCCGGCCGGGCGCACCGTCGCCCTCGTGGGAGAGACCGGCGCCGGCAAGTCCACCGTGATGAAGCTCATCGCGCGGTTCTACGATCCCGATGCGGGCGCCGTGCGCGCCGACGGCACCGACCTGCGCGCCCTGGAACTGAGCGGGTACCGCGGACGCCTGGGCTATGTGCCGCAGGAATCGTTCCTGTTCACGGGCACGATCGGTGAGAACATCGCGTATGGACGGCCGGACGCCACGGCCGACGACATCGCGCGGGCAGCCGAGGCCGTCGGCGCCCACCGCATGATCGAGGCTCTCCCCGCGCGCTACGACACCGAGATCTCGGAGCGCGGAGCGTCGCTGTCGGCCGGGCAGCGCCAGCTCGTCGCGCTCGCGCGCGCGGAATTGGTCGATCCGGCGATCCTGCTTCTGGACGAGGCGACGTCGAACCTCGACCTCGCGACCGAGGCGCGCGTGACCGACGCCATGCACCGACTCACTCGCGACCGCACGACGGTGCTCATCGCGCATCGCCTGCAGACGGCGATGCATGCCGATCGGATCGTGGTCCTCGACCACGGACGCATCGCCGAGACCGGCACCCACGACGAGCTGTTGCGCGCCGACGGCGCCTACGCGGCGATGTGGCGCGCGTTCGAGCTCTCCGGCAGCCGCGCGGGTTGA
- the ddaH gene encoding dimethylargininase: protein MPALLVRQPSPRLVEGELTHLPRVDVDADLARAQWDDYVDVFRARGWDVTPLSAADENPDGVFVEDTVVFFDGLAVITRPGALSRRDEITTARRAVAASRIPFAEIDEPGTLEGGDVLKVGRTAYVGRSSRTNDAGIAQLRALLAPRGWDVVAVPVTKVLHLKTAVTALADGTVIGYEPLVDDVSAFPTFLPIPEPEGSAVVVLDDRAVLISASAPRTVALLRERGWQVVETPVTEFEKLEGCVTCLSVRIRT from the coding sequence ATGCCCGCGCTGCTCGTGCGGCAGCCGTCCCCGCGTCTTGTCGAGGGCGAGCTCACGCATCTCCCGCGTGTGGACGTCGACGCCGACCTCGCGCGTGCGCAGTGGGACGACTACGTGGACGTGTTCCGTGCGCGAGGCTGGGATGTCACGCCACTGAGCGCCGCAGACGAGAATCCCGACGGCGTCTTCGTCGAAGACACCGTCGTGTTCTTCGACGGTCTTGCGGTGATCACCCGCCCGGGCGCGCTCTCGCGACGCGACGAGATCACTACCGCGCGGCGGGCAGTTGCGGCATCCCGCATTCCGTTCGCGGAGATCGACGAGCCCGGCACTCTCGAAGGCGGTGACGTGCTGAAGGTCGGCCGGACGGCCTATGTCGGCCGCTCATCCCGCACGAACGACGCGGGGATCGCCCAGTTGCGCGCGCTGCTCGCGCCGCGCGGGTGGGATGTCGTCGCGGTGCCCGTCACGAAGGTGCTGCATTTGAAGACCGCCGTCACCGCGCTGGCCGACGGCACCGTGATCGGCTACGAGCCCCTGGTCGACGACGTCTCGGCCTTCCCGACCTTCCTGCCGATCCCGGAGCCCGAAGGCAGCGCCGTCGTCGTGCTGGACGATCGCGCTGTCCTCATCTCGGCGTCGGCGCCGCGCACCGTGGCGCTGCTGCGCGAACGGGGCTGGCAGGTCGTCGAGACCCCGGTGACCGAGTTCGAGAAGCTTGAGGGATGCGTCACGTGCCTTTCGGTCCGCATTCGCACCTGA
- the fdxA gene encoding ferredoxin translates to MTYVIALPCVDVKDRACVDECPVDCIYEGDRSLYIHPDECVDCGACEPVCPVEAIYYEDDLPEEWADYYKANVEFFDDLGSPGGAAKVGVIHKDHPLVAALPPQNG, encoded by the coding sequence GTGACGTATGTGATCGCCCTGCCGTGTGTGGATGTCAAAGACCGCGCCTGCGTCGACGAGTGCCCGGTCGACTGCATCTATGAAGGCGACCGCTCGCTGTACATCCATCCCGACGAGTGCGTCGACTGCGGTGCCTGCGAACCGGTGTGCCCGGTGGAGGCGATCTACTACGAGGACGACCTGCCCGAGGAGTGGGCCGACTACTACAAGGCCAACGTCGAGTTCTTCGACGATCTGGGTTCGCCCGGCGGCGCAGCCAAGGTGGGAGTGATCCACAAGGACCACCCGCTCGTGGCAGCCCTCCCGCCCCAGAACGGCTGA
- the dapC gene encoding succinyldiaminopimelate transaminase, with translation MGVADLAEYPWDAVAPYAARARSHPDGIVDLSIGSPVDATPAVVREALTAATDAHAYPQTVGIPVLREAIAEWFARRRGVAGLTPSQVLPTVGSKELVALLPLLLGLGPGDIVVHPRAAYPTYEVGARLVGATPLAADEPEEWPVGTRLVWLNSPGNPDGRVRGIPSLTTAVRRARELGAVIAGDECYAELGWDAPWDDEPIPSILDARVTGGDAAGVLAVYSLSKQSNLAGYRAAFLAGDERLVAGLLTARKHLGLMLPGPVQHAMVAALGDDAHVATQKERYRRRRELLRPAVEAAGFRIDGSEAGLYLWATEGRDAWESLDRLADLGILAGPGHFYGPHFPQHIRFSLTAPDERIASAAQRLRS, from the coding sequence GTGGGCGTCGCCGACCTCGCGGAGTATCCCTGGGATGCTGTCGCTCCGTATGCCGCGCGCGCCAGGTCGCACCCCGACGGCATCGTCGACCTCTCCATCGGATCACCGGTGGATGCCACGCCCGCCGTCGTCCGTGAGGCACTGACGGCTGCGACCGACGCACACGCGTACCCGCAGACGGTGGGCATCCCCGTCCTGCGTGAGGCGATCGCGGAGTGGTTCGCACGCCGTCGCGGGGTGGCCGGCCTGACGCCTTCGCAGGTCCTGCCGACGGTCGGCTCCAAGGAGCTCGTCGCGCTCCTTCCGCTGCTGCTCGGTCTCGGCCCCGGCGACATCGTGGTGCACCCGCGGGCGGCGTACCCGACATACGAGGTCGGCGCGCGGCTGGTCGGCGCCACGCCGCTCGCCGCCGACGAGCCCGAGGAATGGCCGGTCGGCACGCGGCTGGTGTGGCTGAACAGCCCGGGCAATCCCGATGGGCGGGTCCGCGGCATCCCGTCTCTAACAACGGCGGTGAGGCGGGCGCGTGAGCTCGGCGCCGTCATCGCCGGGGACGAGTGCTATGCCGAGCTCGGCTGGGACGCGCCCTGGGACGATGAGCCCATTCCATCGATCCTCGATGCACGGGTGACCGGCGGCGACGCGGCCGGGGTGCTGGCCGTGTACTCGCTGAGCAAGCAGTCGAACCTGGCCGGATACCGCGCGGCCTTCCTCGCCGGAGACGAGAGGCTCGTCGCGGGCCTGCTGACGGCACGCAAGCACCTTGGCCTGATGCTGCCGGGCCCCGTGCAGCACGCGATGGTCGCCGCTCTCGGCGATGACGCCCACGTGGCGACGCAGAAGGAGCGCTACCGGCGTCGGCGCGAGCTTCTGAGGCCCGCGGTCGAGGCCGCGGGATTCCGCATCGACGGCAGTGAAGCGGGACTGTATCTCTGGGCGACCGAGGGCAGGGATGCCTGGGAGAGCCTGGATCGTCTCGCCGACCTGGGGATCCTCGCAGGACCGGGGCACTTCTACGGGCCGCATTTCCCCCAGCACATCCGGTTCTCGCTGACGGCGCCGGATGAGCGCATCGCGTCCGCCGCACAGCGACTGCGTTCGTAG
- a CDS encoding citrate synthase, producing the protein MSDTGAQEDVATLTIAGRTAEFPILRGTDGNPSIDVSTFTRQTGHTALDYGFVNTSATKSEITYIDGDEGILRYRGYPIEQLAKNSSYLEVAWLLLYGELPTASELSDFDDRIRRHTLLHEDLKHFFSALPHTAHPMSVLSSAVSALSTYYEGQTDPHNPEHVELNTVRMLAKLPVIAAYAHKKSVGQAFLYPDNSLSFVDNFLKLNFGVHSEQYDVNPVMSKALELLLILHEDHEQNASTSTVRLVGSTGANQFASISAGIQALSGPLHGGANEAVLTMLGRIRDSGESVQRFVERVKNKEEGVKLMGFGHRVYKNYDPRAKLVKESADEVLRELGVKDPLLDLAKELEEIALADDYFVERRLYPNVDFYTGVIYKAMGFPTRMFTVLFAIGRLPGWLAQWREAVGDPQTKIGRPQQLYIGSPERNYPGTV; encoded by the coding sequence GTGTCCGACACGGGAGCACAGGAGGACGTCGCCACCCTCACCATCGCTGGTCGTACCGCCGAATTCCCCATCCTGCGGGGAACCGACGGCAATCCGAGCATCGACGTCTCGACCTTCACCCGTCAGACCGGCCACACCGCACTCGACTACGGGTTCGTGAACACCTCCGCGACCAAGTCGGAGATCACCTACATCGACGGCGACGAAGGCATCCTGCGGTATCGCGGCTATCCGATCGAGCAGCTCGCGAAGAACAGCTCGTATCTTGAGGTCGCCTGGCTGCTGCTCTACGGAGAGCTGCCCACCGCGTCCGAGCTCAGCGACTTCGACGACCGCATCCGGCGGCACACGCTGCTGCACGAAGACCTCAAGCACTTCTTCTCGGCACTGCCGCATACCGCCCACCCGATGTCGGTGCTGTCGTCGGCCGTGTCGGCGCTGTCGACGTACTACGAGGGTCAGACCGACCCGCACAATCCCGAGCATGTCGAGCTCAACACCGTCCGCATGCTCGCGAAGCTCCCGGTCATCGCCGCATATGCGCACAAGAAGAGCGTGGGACAGGCGTTCCTCTACCCCGACAACTCGCTGAGTTTCGTCGACAACTTCCTGAAGCTGAACTTCGGCGTCCACAGCGAGCAGTACGACGTCAATCCGGTGATGTCGAAGGCCCTCGAGCTCCTGCTGATCCTGCACGAGGACCACGAGCAGAACGCGTCGACGTCGACGGTCAGACTGGTCGGTTCGACGGGCGCGAATCAGTTCGCCTCGATATCGGCCGGCATCCAGGCGCTTTCCGGCCCGCTCCATGGCGGGGCCAACGAGGCCGTGCTGACGATGCTCGGTCGCATTCGCGACTCGGGCGAGAGCGTGCAGCGCTTCGTCGAGCGCGTGAAGAACAAAGAAGAGGGCGTCAAGCTCATGGGCTTCGGCCACCGGGTCTACAAGAACTACGACCCGCGTGCAAAGCTCGTCAAGGAGTCGGCCGATGAGGTGCTGCGCGAGCTGGGTGTCAAAGATCCCCTGCTCGACCTCGCCAAGGAGCTCGAAGAGATCGCCCTCGCCGACGACTACTTCGTCGAGCGCCGCCTCTACCCGAACGTCGACTTCTACACCGGCGTGATCTACAAGGCCATGGGGTTCCCGACGCGGATGTTCACCGTCCTGTTCGCGATCGGCCGGCTTCCCGGCTGGCTCGCGCAGTGGCGTGAGGCTGTCGGCGACCCGCAGACGAAGATCGGGCGCCCCCAGCAGCTGTACATCGGCTCGCCCGAGCGGAACTACCCCGGGACCGTCTGA